The following DNA comes from Salvia splendens isolate huo1 chromosome 17, SspV2, whole genome shotgun sequence.
attatacaatatttaataaatcataaatatacaagtatttaaattaaaattttaatatttttctaaatAGTTGCgcaattattaatttgttttaagttagttaaatttaaaaagattttTATTGTTGTTAAGATAGATCAATTGACGTATATATAATCCAAATTAATGCACTCATCACTCATGTACTAAGTTCCTCCATTAAAAGCAAAAGCAATAGTACTATTATTGTTAGATTTAAGATTTGTGCATTAAAGTTTTATTGGAACTATAAAATGTACAATTAATACAtaatttcaattcaaatttgaaaaagcAAGAAAGAGGGTTAAGAAACGAAAATTGAGTAAAGGTTAATAAAGTCCTTTCAATCTATGCACTaactattattaatattttaatatataattaatatttcaattttactaATATATCCTTGTCTGGCGGAACATATTGTAGTCATTTAACATCACTCTATtcattaatataaattttttatagttCATCTTTgagaatttttattatattcctTGTTCTAATTATATCTAAGTTGTACTTTGAAATGATGACTTCGGATTATGGTTTCCGAATTTGTGATTAACAAACTGTATTTCAAGTCCAATaaactttctttttttagtattttcagagttatgttataaatttatataacaGGTTTTTAGTTATGTTAATTTATTCCCTACAAAAATATACTATACTCTTTTTTATTGTGAAGGCCTAAAGTGTATGGGCTTTACAATTAAATAACTTAACCAAGCTTATGCCTAAAACAAATGGGTTCAGAATATCTATTATTTGGGCATTTTATTCGcattaattaagatattaagCCGAGTCCAAAaccttttcaaatttaatggaGTAGTAATAGGAGATGTCTAATTTACGCTCTGCCTTTCTTTAGtggaaaatttaaataaataaatttcataataaaGGAGTAGCATTTATAGTTTTATATATagtggggcatttgccccttctAGGATCCACCTAAATTAATCATTGCAATAACCAATATGTTTGAGATTTTACATATGTACAGAATATTACAAAAGAATCAATGAATCATGGGAGATGAAGTCGCCAGTAATCAACCCTAATATCTTTCTaaatctaataaaaaaaaaactaaagaattTTTGTTCTTGATCACCTAATCAATGATTGCGAATGCTTCAATAGATTACTGCATATTACATTTTTCACTCTAGCAGTCATCTGTCACATACATGTAAATCAAAATGtcaaaaatgtgacaaatttggacaataataatagtaataataataaattaaaaaataatttcacaaaccTTTCCAAGACTTTCTGTAGCATAAGGTACAGCCCTCTGATATCCTGCAGAAGTTGATGGAGGCGATTTTCTACTCGTCTTTTCTGAACCCTTTATATTCAAACTAGTTGGGCTAGACGATTGCTGcaaaattttatgttttcagTCAATAATTATGTCGCATTTTATGTGttatattgataaaataaaataagagagaagtttGTAACCTACCAATAAGGATTTACTTCTTGTTGTGACATTGGGGCTATTTGTCTGCCATTGCCAATTCAATGCATTTGGAGGAAGACTCGATTCCTAAAACCAAATTCACATTAAATTACATGtcacaacttaattaattatctagTACCTACACTTGAtcctctttaattaaaaaaaattctcctAGCTATATTCCAAAATAAATACCAGAAATAACACGGTGGCACAATGCTTCAACACCTCCAAATTCATTCTCACATCATCCAAGCTCCTAAAATGCCAAAGCCAAGACAATAAGCATTTCTctttccataaaaataaaataatagtagtagtaatattatgAATTACTAATATTGAATACCTGTGCTTCTGCTCGCCAAGACCGAAATAATCAGCCAAGGTCGCCATCTTTCAAACAAACATAAAACCAATATCACAATAcgcacaaaaaataaaatacaaattgaaggttacaaaaaataaaaataaaaaaatattgggATATTATTGGTCTTAAATATCATTAATTTTGGACAAACTCGGTATTTTCTACAAATTTGAAGATTGGTGGTAATCTTCAAACCCGACAATTCTACCCGGCATTTTTAATCCTATTACACACATTTTATTCAACGTCAAATCCAAGAATTAAGCCTCGATTACGTCGTTTCATATATAATTTAGACCAAGCCACGTAGATTTCACGGCTAGGCACATAGAATCAAAATGAAAAGATTCTATTTGGGCCGGGTCAGGAAAATTGCTCACTTGCAAAATTTGGTGGTTTTTAAGaccattttcaaatttcatagaaattatcagaattcgtccaaatttattattttaaaaaccAATATcctaaaatatttcttaaatGTACCAAAATAATGAGCCATACCATTAAAATCATTgtacaaatatttttatatctatgttataattataaaaaCCAACCTTCATATTCCCAGCTCTTCTCCCAAACTTCTCCCTCAAAACTCCCAAAGAATCAATGATTCCAGCAGGTGACGGCGCAGGTTTATCAATATCACCAAACATTTCTTTGATCCTAACACAATCGAATCTCTGAATATTATGCCCCGCCCAGATTCTCCCATCTAGAATCTTGAATATCTCGTCGGCCACCTCGGCAAAGGGTGGCGCCGCTGCGGCCTCTTTCCGTGTGATCCCATCGGGCCGGGCAGGGCGGGCCCCCACGCCCGACAGATCGCCCGGCCTGATGAGGGTGCAGTAGCTCTCGAGCTCCACGAGCTTGCGAGGGCAGACGACGATGGCGCCGAACTCCTTCACCCAGAACCTCTGGCCGGATTTCTGCGGCACCGTCGTCTCTAAGTCGAAGAAAACGATCTCTGTGGTTGTCTTTGGAGCTGCCATTTTTTTTTGGAGTTTGTATTGTTTTATTTTGGAGGGAGAGAGGGGTTTTTAAATGAGGGGTTTTGAGTTTTGCATGAAGGAATATTCTTTGAGGTTGATTGTCTTGTAATTCAAGTTAGTTTTGGTTAAGGTTTTTGGAGAAAGTTGTCCTTAGCTTCTTGTTGAGGACCTAAGTTTCCTGTTTCCAAGGAACACAATTGctaatattaattattcatgTAAAATCCTAAATTTTAAGTTTGGGTTTTGCATACCTATTTTATAATCCgtctataaaaaaatttattctaaTTTTGCAACCAATCAAGATTTTAATTCTAATATGTCTTGATATTAATCATAGACAATAAATAAAAGTCTTTGATTTAGTATAAAATATGATGTTGTTTAGTGCCTAAAACATGGCATAGTTTTGGTTGACATCTGATAGTGCCACGTAAGTAAGTTATCAAGATATGTTAAGGTCGAAACCCTGATTGGTGGTTGCAAaacgagaaaaaaaaatcaatatttcgattgcaaaatcagaacaaattaatatttttataattaataggCGATGTGCAACATCagaatttaatgaaaattttagaattttcagAAATTACTTATAAATAGGGTAAATGGCATTTGGATATACTCAGGGAATGGTAAggaaaaaaaacttggaaaagGTTAGTTAAAATCTTGATTCACTATATTCCATGTTGAGTAGGCTAAACGAAAATGTACACGGAATACTATTGCTTTCGAGGTGGGGCTCTGCGTGCAGACGTGGCATTCAAGTACACGTTAACTCTTCTTTGACTTGTCAAATTGGGTAacctttattttaatttgtaaatatCTAATATTCAAACTCTACATAAACCTAGcaataattaattcaaattaCTAAGGATTGTTTTCATACACACTTTATAATTGTCAATTGTAAATTTGCGATTGTTATATTTACACATTCTAGGACATTTCTTTTACTTCTCTTGTGAGTTCTTATACTTTGCGCTATTAATCATTTCATAGTAATTTACTTAAAAATAGTACTCGTAGTATACAGTATGATgaataattcaaaattcaataaataactGAAATGTTTATTTCTCAATAATCCAATATCAAAAGATATAATTTAATGCAcctacaaattaattaatttctgtaAAAAGAAATTGAACAGCTAAAAAGTtacaacaaaatttaaaaatttcatcTCCTCCAACAAATTTCGTCTCCAAAAGCATCCCCGGGAACAAGGGCAACCTACAACGAAGAACAAAGTTGTTTACTGCCCTAGTTTAACTATAATtaatgttgatttttttttctttgataaacCATGACTCAGGCAAGAAACGATTCACCCTCATGCAAgtttttatggtaaaaatatgaaaattcaagCTAGTGTTTTTGAAAGATAAGGATGCACCTCATCTCCAGGGGAACACACTGCAACAACTGATTAAAGAATGCTCTGTTTTTGCAACGTTGCTCACCAAAATTTGGTCGGGCGTGTAGGATAACTCATTCTCCTCTGTTG
Coding sequences within:
- the LOC121773954 gene encoding protein NEN4-like; this translates as MAAPKTTTEIVFFDLETTVPQKSGQRFWVKEFGAIVVCPRKLVELESYCTLIRPGDLSGVGARPARPDGITRKEAAAAPPFAEVADEIFKILDGRIWAGHNIQRFDCVRIKEMFGDIDKPAPSPAGIIDSLGVLREKFGRRAGNMKMATLADYFGLGEQKHRSLDDVRMNLEVLKHCATVLFLESSLPPNALNWQWQTNSPNVTTRSKSLLQSSSPTSLNIKGSEKTSRKSPPSTSAGYQRAVPYATESLGKMTARVKNVICSNLLKHSQSLIR